Proteins encoded by one window of Synergistaceae bacterium:
- a CDS encoding P-loop NTPase, whose product MACNHDCEHCGSSCGERTAESMLFAPKPGVKNVIGVVSGKGGVGKSLVTGLLACAMAKKGKKAAILDADITGPSIPRMFGLRDHLLSDGHMIQPAVSKGGVKAVSMNLCLPDEGDPVVWRGPVLAGVLQQFWEEVDWGITDFMFVDMPPGTGDVPLTVFQSLPLKGIIIVTTPQELVGMIVHKALRMAEIMKIPVLGIVENMAYFECPDCGKKHYIFGNNASGVKIDAEIPIVPGLAELCDKGEIETSDAVKYLDGLATALCNA is encoded by the coding sequence ATGGCATGTAACCACGACTGCGAACACTGCGGCTCAAGCTGCGGAGAACGCACGGCCGAGTCTATGCTCTTCGCTCCGAAGCCGGGCGTGAAGAACGTCATCGGCGTTGTCTCGGGCAAAGGAGGAGTCGGGAAGTCCCTAGTTACCGGGCTCTTGGCCTGCGCGATGGCTAAGAAGGGCAAGAAGGCGGCAATTCTCGATGCGGACATAACAGGTCCGAGCATCCCGAGAATGTTCGGGCTGAGAGACCACCTGCTGTCTGACGGGCACATGATTCAGCCGGCAGTCAGCAAAGGAGGCGTTAAGGCAGTCTCTATGAACCTGTGCCTTCCCGACGAAGGAGACCCCGTAGTCTGGCGCGGGCCTGTACTCGCCGGAGTGCTCCAGCAGTTCTGGGAGGAAGTAGACTGGGGAATCACTGACTTCATGTTTGTCGACATGCCTCCAGGAACGGGGGATGTGCCGCTTACTGTGTTCCAGTCCCTGCCGCTTAAGGGGATAATCATTGTTACGACACCGCAGGAGCTCGTGGGAATGATCGTGCACAAAGCCTTAAGGATGGCGGAAATCATGAAGATTCCTGTTCTGGGCATCGTCGAGAACATGGCGTATTTCGAGTGCCCTGACTGCGGGAAAAAACATTACATCTTCGGTAACAATGCTTCCGGCGTAAAGATTGACGCAGAGATTCCGATAGTGCCCGGCCTCGCTGAACTCTGCGACAAGGGAGAGATTGAGACGAGCGACGCAGTGAAGTACCTCGACGGTCTGGCTACTGCTCTGTGTAACGCGTAA
- the udp gene encoding uridine phosphorylase codes for MRQYHIALDTEDVGRYCILPGDQGRCEKIAQYFSEPYFVASNREYTTWAGTLEGEKVCVTSTGIGGPSAAIAMEELSALGVTTFIRVGTCGGINMKVKASDVIIPTAAVRYDGTGREYAPIEYPAAADFSLVRALVDSARELGERWHTGIVQCKDSFYGQHNPSRMPVSYELLNKWEAWKRLGVLGSEMESATLFVVAAALGVRCGSVLNVIWNQERKAAGYNEPDDFDTDKGIRVAVRAMSKLITEGE; via the coding sequence ATGAGACAGTATCACATAGCGTTAGACACAGAAGATGTCGGCCGTTACTGCATTCTTCCCGGAGATCAGGGCAGGTGCGAGAAGATAGCGCAGTATTTCAGCGAGCCTTACTTTGTCGCCAGCAACCGTGAATATACCACGTGGGCAGGAACTCTTGAGGGCGAAAAAGTCTGCGTAACTTCAACGGGCATCGGCGGGCCGAGTGCGGCCATCGCGATGGAGGAGCTTTCCGCGCTCGGAGTAACAACCTTCATCCGCGTCGGGACTTGCGGGGGAATCAACATGAAGGTGAAGGCTTCGGACGTAATTATTCCGACGGCGGCGGTACGTTACGACGGGACAGGCAGGGAGTACGCACCGATAGAGTACCCTGCGGCGGCGGACTTTTCGCTGGTGCGTGCACTTGTTGACTCAGCGCGCGAACTCGGCGAACGCTGGCACACGGGAATAGTCCAGTGCAAAGACTCATTCTACGGACAGCACAACCCTTCACGAATGCCTGTGAGCTATGAACTCCTCAACAAGTGGGAGGCGTGGAAGAGGCTCGGGGTTCTCGGCAGCGAGATGGAGTCTGCTACGCTGTTTGTTGTTGCGGCGGCGTTGGGCGTGCGTTGCGGGAGCGTCCTCAACGTAATCTGGAATCAGGAACGCAAGGCGGCGGGGTATAATGAACCTGACGACTTCGACACTGACAAGGGAATACGCGTTGCAGTCCGTGCAATGTCGAAGCTGATTACAGAGGGGGAATAG